A window of Deltaproteobacteria bacterium contains these coding sequences:
- a CDS encoding phosphomethylpyrimidine synthase — protein sequence HLTLPSVEDVAAGVRASVIAAESGELALGRPWAVERSRSMSRARRELDWETMTRLAVDPDMVAARRQEHSKREECAMCGEFCAVKMMR from the coding sequence CATCTAACCCTGCCTAGTGTGGAAGATGTGGCCGCCGGAGTCCGGGCCTCGGTCATCGCCGCCGAGAGCGGAGAGCTGGCACTGGGCCGGCCTTGGGCCGTAGAGCGGAGCCGATCCATGTCCCGGGCTAGACGGGAGCTCGATTGGGAGACCATGACCAGACTGGCCGTGGACCCGGACATGGTCGCCGCCCGACGTCAGGAGCACAGTAAGCGCGAGGAATGCGCCATGTGTGGCGAGTTCTGCGCCGTGAAGATGATGCGCTGA
- a CDS encoding N-acetyltransferase encodes MNPNIIIRGETMADLDSIAEVTKAAFETLKISRHTEHLIIEALRTAKALTVSLVAELDGRIVGHIAFSPVTISDGSRGWYGLGPVSVLPGFQRQGIGERLVREGVSRLKGMEAKGCCLVGHPEYYRRLGFENVPGLGIEGVPQEVFFGLSFDGRIPQGQVAFHEGFKAEGPPPHQAAPLQDA; translated from the coding sequence ATGAACCCGAATATCATCATTCGAGGCGAGACCATGGCAGACTTGGACTCCATTGCCGAGGTGACCAAGGCCGCGTTCGAGACCCTGAAAATCAGCCGTCACACCGAGCACCTCATCATTGAGGCCCTTCGGACCGCCAAGGCCCTTACCGTCTCTCTGGTCGCCGAACTGGATGGCCGCATCGTTGGCCACATCGCCTTTTCTCCGGTGACCATATCCGACGGCTCCCGAGGCTGGTACGGGCTGGGGCCGGTTTCAGTCCTGCCCGGATTCCAACGTCAGGGCATCGGTGAAAGGCTCGTCCGGGAAGGAGTGTCGCGCCTTAAAGGCATGGAAGCCAAGGGCTGCTGCCTCGTGGGCCATCCTGAGTACTACCGGCGGCTCGGCTTTGAAAACGTTCCTGGGCTGGGCATTGAGGGTGTCCCCCAAGAGGTCTTCTTCGGCCTGTCGTTCGATGGCCGCATACCTCAGGGCCAAGTAGCCTTCCACGAAGGCTTTAAGGCCGAAGGGCCGCCACCTCATCAGGCCGCCCCTTTGCAGGACGCATGA
- the fliJ gene encoding flagellar export protein FliJ: MPRPFQFRLEKVLEYRRQLEETAQQVLARARMDEARQEARLRDLTISLEEGEKRLASQSRLTAGDIWLWRNYRTRLLDEIREAEARLIQMARIAEKRRLEVLKASKDKKLLEKLKEKQAKRHEWDQLHREQEAFDEMATIRFSHQSL, encoded by the coding sequence ATGCCCCGTCCCTTTCAATTCCGCCTCGAAAAAGTCCTTGAATACCGTCGTCAGCTGGAGGAAACGGCCCAGCAAGTCCTGGCTCGGGCCCGCATGGATGAGGCCCGCCAGGAGGCCCGCCTCAGGGATTTGACCATCAGTCTCGAAGAGGGGGAAAAACGGCTTGCCTCCCAGTCCCGGCTGACTGCCGGGGACATTTGGCTCTGGCGCAATTACCGGACCAGGCTTCTGGACGAAATCCGCGAGGCCGAGGCCAGGTTGATCCAGATGGCCAGAATCGCCGAAAAACGGCGCCTCGAGGTGCTCAAGGCGTCCAAGGACAAGAAACTCCTCGAAAAACTCAAGGAAAAACAGGCAAAACGCCATGAGTGGGATCAACTGCACCGGGAACAGGAAGCCTTCGATGAAATGGCCACCATTCGTTTCTCGCATCAATCCCTGTAA
- a CDS encoding DUF3552 domain-containing protein, giving the protein MKWPPFVSRINPCKVWRGLVALAAVKTVLTIAAALSLLIPTPDPVPQAFGPRQATAQETAETPAEPEAETRTGDPTPVSALLQELRQREMALDRREQDLKALESRVDRRMAELRQMEASIKKMLEEADSVKNERIRHLVGVYSNMKPKEAAKVIETLDQDIAVKILSGMQGRIAGEILSFVETRKAAALTEQLTNLQVPFAK; this is encoded by the coding sequence ATGAAATGGCCACCATTCGTTTCTCGCATCAATCCCTGTAAGGTTTGGCGAGGCCTCGTCGCTCTGGCCGCAGTCAAGACCGTTCTGACCATAGCCGCAGCACTGAGCCTGCTGATCCCGACCCCCGACCCAGTCCCCCAGGCGTTCGGGCCCCGCCAAGCCACGGCCCAGGAGACTGCCGAGACTCCGGCCGAACCCGAAGCCGAAACCCGAACCGGGGATCCAACCCCGGTTTCGGCCCTTTTGCAGGAGCTTCGTCAGCGCGAAATGGCCCTGGACCGCCGGGAACAGGACCTCAAAGCCCTGGAATCTCGGGTCGACCGACGCATGGCAGAACTCCGCCAGATGGAGGCCTCCATCAAAAAAATGCTCGAAGAGGCCGATTCGGTCAAAAACGAGCGTATCCGCCATCTGGTCGGGGTCTACAGCAACATGAAGCCCAAGGAGGCGGCCAAGGTCATCGAGACCCTGGACCAGGACATTGCTGTCAAGATTCTGTCGGGCATGCAGGGCCGGATCGCAGGAGAAATCTTGTCTTTTGTCGAGACCCGAAAGGCTGCGGCTCTGACCGAGCAACTGACCAATCTCCAGGTGCCCTTCGCCAAGTGA
- the truA gene encoding tRNA pseudouridine(38-40) synthase TruA: MSRIKIVLAYVGTGFNGWQIQAGGRTVQGVVETCLARLCADRIRVHGSGRTDSGVHALGQVAHFDPPAERFHIPWQRALNSVLPPDISVIHSETVNDSFHARFSATAKEYSYTLWLEPDFVLPQRMPFVWAVGPLDVNAMDAASKYLIGEHDFSAFQNVGTTVSSTHRTIHALDIDTGPSDRELVLRFRADGFLKQMVRNLVGLLHDVGRGRTNLDRARSILKSGDRALGPATAPARGLCLERVFYPEDEIPIRP; this comes from the coding sequence GTGAGCCGAATCAAGATTGTCCTGGCCTATGTAGGCACCGGGTTCAACGGCTGGCAGATCCAGGCCGGCGGAAGGACCGTCCAAGGAGTAGTCGAGACCTGCCTGGCCCGACTCTGTGCGGACCGGATCCGGGTCCACGGTTCGGGCCGTACCGATAGCGGGGTCCACGCCCTGGGCCAAGTGGCCCATTTCGACCCTCCCGCCGAGCGATTCCATATTCCCTGGCAGCGGGCCTTGAACTCCGTTTTGCCTCCGGACATCTCCGTGATCCATTCCGAAACCGTAAACGATTCCTTTCACGCCCGATTCTCAGCCACGGCCAAGGAGTATTCCTACACGCTCTGGCTGGAACCGGACTTTGTCCTGCCCCAGCGAATGCCCTTTGTCTGGGCCGTCGGCCCTCTCGACGTCAATGCTATGGACGCGGCATCCAAATATCTGATAGGCGAGCACGATTTCTCCGCATTCCAGAATGTCGGAACCACGGTCTCCAGCACCCACCGGACCATTCACGCTCTGGACATTGATACCGGTCCCTCGGACCGGGAACTCGTTCTCCGATTCCGGGCTGACGGATTCCTCAAACAGATGGTCCGAAATCTCGTCGGACTCCTCCACGACGTGGGCCGTGGACGTACCAACCTCGATCGAGCCCGATCCATCCTGAAATCCGGCGACCGCGCCTTGGGCCCTGCCACCGCCCCAGCCAGGGGCCTCTGCCTGGAACGAGTCTTCTACCCGGAAGACGAGATCCCCATACGCCCATGA